The Theileria equi strain WA chromosome 2 map unlocalized gcontig_1105316255037, whole genome shotgun sequence genomic sequence TCAGACTATTATTGCTCTGTTCGTTCACTATTTCCATCCCGGAGTATTCGCCAAATCAGCTTCAGTTCTTTTTTCCTCATGTTCATTTCTGCAAAAATTATATGGTTATGTTCCATATGATCTTACTATTCTCGAATTTATCGAATACCTCTCGGTTTCCTGGTATGTTTTatacaaacttttacaCTCACTATAGTGCATCTTCTTCTATTGTTACATTTCTTGTACAATCGTATAAACAATGTAAAAAGAAGTCTACGTTTTACGGTATGTTGTAGCAGTTACTATACATAATCTGTTcagcttttcttctttatgCTTTAGCGCACACAACACTTCCACTTATCCCACTGATTCTTCCAAGAGATTTACACAGGCctttttgtatttttgcATCTTCTGTTGGGGGTATAGTCTCTATAGATTGGGTTATTAGTGCTGTATCTAAAACCAAATCTAATTTCTTCCATCCCCAATTAGTTTTGCATTATACGGTTATCTTGAGCCTTCTCTTACAGCATCTCGGAGAGGCCCTTGGAGTTGACATGGGATATTGGACCGCAGATCCTATTCTGCTCAAAAATGTTCTACTATACACAACCATATTTGGGTTCAGTTATAcgtttttaaaattttcaaagaCGATTTACGAGATCAAAGCACACTTGGGGATCCCTATTTTCACAGTTCCTCCTCAAGTGTATCACGCTAAGAAGGCATAATATGTAGCTTTATTCATATTTTGTGTAATATATGGTGAatttattaaaatttatgaCTTGAGTATGATTTTTAGGCGCTGATATACTTCCTCAGCAGATGGTCTTTTCTCTGGGCATTGATCGGCCATGTGCACCATTAGTTCATACCATGGTTTAAGGTctattttgataaattgtGGCGCATCATGTGATTTTCTAAAGTTTTCCAGGGTGTCTAGTCGTTCCATAACCGTGTTGAATCTTGGACACAAAAGCTCCAGTAGAATCAAAGCTGCTGAATATATATCTGCCTTTTCAGTACAGTTACCACCACCTTCTGGCGCCGTATACCCAGGGGTTCCAATCACCTGTCCTCTAACAGATACTTGTGTTGCATCACTAAGGAGATGTGCCTTCGCACTTGTAATTGTTCCAGATACAGATGAATGTGAATTTTCCTCAATAAATCCAACCAAGCCTAAATCTCCAATCTTTAATGCGTGTGTTTTCAAATCCacaaatatattctctGGTTTTAAATCACGGTGTATGAAGCAGTTGCTATGTATATCCCTTAAACCCTTTATAAGTTGCTTGAAAAGTTCAAATTCTACTGTCTTTCCATTGTGACCCTTCAAAAATTCAAGGGGTTTATCACTTCTAGATGGTCTATTTAGCCATTGTCTCAAGGTAAAACcgttacacatttccatAAGGATCAAAAGAACAACCGGAAATTGTTTTTCTTGCTCTTTTGGGgtatttgtatttataacGCTAAAACTAGATTTATCGGTGTCACTTGATAATTTCTGATTTCCCTCCTCAATGGTTTCCTTGAATTGAATATGGCTTCCTTCACTTGCGTAAGGAAATTCAGACGAATCATTGGAATTACCCTTGGATGTATTATTGCGTTTAGCAGCACACGAGCTACCACGTTCCTGAACATTTTGTCTTCTATTTCTCCTTATAAATAGTTTAGGTATCTTAGAGACCCTATTTTTAATACTTTGTGCTATTTTACTAAAGTTAGGAAATGCGTCATCCGAACTGGGATTTT encodes the following:
- a CDS encoding ethanolaminephosphotransferase, putative (encoded by transcript BEWA_042960A) — its product is MAFLFQRIIPEEKLGALNNYSFSHAALTPLDRLLNHIWWIPIHKTVPRWIAPNVLTICGGLSVVLLNFLIFFNMPDLVSSDIPKWLPIAIAICIILYMTFDGIDGMQARSLGLSSPLGQLLDHGLDAMTTSFYPYFFLILTPNGYDFPIAFEVIVAQLNVLVINWREVQFGGFSYSSLPFTGVSEPMLGTIIALFVHYFHPGVFAKSASVLFSSCSFLQKLYGYVPYDLTILEFIEYLSVSCASSSIVTFLVQSYKQCKKKSTFYAHTTLPLIPLILPRDLHRPFCIFASSVGGIVSIDWVISAVSKTKSNFFHPQLVLHYTVILSLLLQHLGEALGVDMGYWTADPILLKNVLLYTTIFGFSYTFLKFSKTIYEIKAHLGIPIFTVPPQVYHAKKA